GACCACTTCATCCTCGCCACGGGCGGGTATTTCTCCAAAGGATTGAAATCCAATCCTTTCCGCGTCTACGAACCGGTCTTCGGACTGGACGTCCGGCAGGAAGCCGACCGGAGCAAATGGTACGACGCGGACTTCCAGGCCGAGCAGCCTTATATGGCTTTCGGCGTGGAGACGGACGCGGCGCTCCATCCCCTGCGGGACGGGCAGCCGCTGGGCAATCTCTACGCCGTCGGTTCGGTGCTGGGCGCCACCCGGCCGGAGCTGGGCTCCGGGGCCGGGCTTGCGCTCCGCTCCGCCCTCGCCGCCGTCGACCAGATTCTAGCCTCCCCCCTGAACCTATGAAATTCCAAGCCTATACCGTCAGCAAGTACAACTTCGACGAGTGCATGAAATGCACCGTCTGTTCGGTGTACTGCCCCGTGCTGCAGGTCAATCCCCTCTACCCCGGTCCCAAGCAGGCCGGCCCCGACGGGGAACGCCTCCGGCTCAAGGACCCGTATTTCTTCAACTACGCGCTCAAGTACTGCCTCAACTGCAAGCGCTGCGAGGTGGCCTGCCCGTCCGGCGTGGACGTGGCCGGCCTCATCCAGGCCGCGCGCATCAAGTACGGGCAGGACAAGCCGACGCTGCGCGACCGCATGCTCGCGTCCACCGACCTGATGGGCACGCTCGCCCGCCCCGTCGCGCGGGTGGTCAACGGCCTGACCGGCCTGCGCATCACGCGCGCCGCGATGGAGGCTGCCCTGCAGATCGACCACCGCCGCGTGTTCCCGAAGTACAGCGGGCGGAGTTTTGAGAGCTGGCTCAAGCGCCAGGCGCACGCGCAGGCGGCGTACAAGGACCAGGTGGCCTATTTCCACGGCTGCTATGTCAACTACAACTATCCCCAACTGGGCAAGGACCTGGTCAAGGTCCTCAACGCGCTGGGCGTGGGCGTGCAGCTGCTCGACAAGGAGAAATGCTGCGGCATCGCCTACATCACCAACGGCATGTCGGACATCGCCCGCAAGAACGCGCGCCACAATGTCGCGGCGCTCGAAGAGGCCGTGCACGGCCGCGGGATCAAGGTTTTGACGACTTCGTCGACCTGCTCGCTGACGCTGCGCGACGAGTATCCCGCCCTGCTGGGCGTGGACAACACCGGTGTGCGCGCGTCCATCCTGATCGCCTCGCGCTACATCTACGAGCGCCTGGA
This Bacteroidales bacterium WCE2004 DNA region includes the following protein-coding sequences:
- a CDS encoding glycerol-3-phosphate dehydrogenase subunit C — translated: MKFQAYTVSKYNFDECMKCTVCSVYCPVLQVNPLYPGPKQAGPDGERLRLKDPYFFNYALKYCLNCKRCEVACPSGVDVAGLIQAARIKYGQDKPTLRDRMLASTDLMGTLARPVARVVNGLTGLRITRAAMEAALQIDHRRVFPKYSGRSFESWLKRQAHAQAAYKDQVAYFHGCYVNYNYPQLGKDLVKVLNALGVGVQLLDKEKCCGIAYITNGMSDIARKNARHNVAALEEAVHGRGIKVLTTSSTCSLTLRDEYPALLGVDNTGVRASILIASRYIYERLEAGAQLRFKPGFRRRVAYHTPCHMEKLGWGVFSERLLRRIPGVEFTLLDSACCGIAGTYGFKSENYEASQAIGTPLFEQIRALDPEVVACDCETCKWQIEMSTGYSVEHPISILAQAIED